CCCGAACGCGAAAGCGCTCGGTCCTGCTTCTATGGGTGGGTATCGCTTTATCGTCACCTCTGAAGGTGTGCCTTCTATGGTGAAGTCTCCGGGGAAAACCGTTCACGGCGTACTTTGGGACTGCCGGGTTGGTGAAATCGCTGTTGTTGATGGAGCGGAAGCTCTTTTCCGAAAGGGACTGGATAAAGTGTTCCTTGCCGTTCGTTTTGGCCAGCAAAGCAAATCTGCAATTTTGTATGTGAGCCGAACTGCGAAAACAGGCAAACCGCACATCAAAGCGTGGGAAGGGGTTATGTCTGGCGCCGCGCACTGGCAGTTTCCTGAGTTGTACCGGGAAGAGTTAC
The window above is part of the Pseudovibrio sp. Tun.PSC04-5.I4 genome. Proteins encoded here:
- a CDS encoding gamma-glutamylcyclotransferase family protein gives rise to the protein MPIYFAYGRLLDPKIMASRCPNAKALGPASMGGYRFIVTSEGVPSMVKSPGKTVHGVLWDCRVGEIAVVDGAEALFRKGLDKVFLAVRFGQQSKSAILYVSRTAKTGKPHIKAWEGVMSGAAHWQFPELYREELRQWDLR